From Gracilimonas sp.:
GGCTGTTCCGCCTTTTCCAATCAGCATGCCTTTTTGGGATTTCTGGTTCACGATGATGTCGGCATGGATGCGGTCAATGTCCACATCGGCATCATAAGAAACTACTTCTACCGTACAGGAATACGGGATTTCCTGGTGAAATTGAAGGAAAATCTGTTCACGAATCAGCTCTGAAACAAAGAAACGGACCGGATGCTCGCTTAGGTCTTCTTTGGGATAGAAGGGAGGTCCGGGCAATAAACATCCACGAATATCTTCCATCAATTCTTGCACGCCGGATCCGGCAGTAGCTGAGATATAATGTGTGGAGCGAATCTTCAGTTTCTCTTGAATTTGTTCGGCCGATTTGCGCGCTTTTTCATCATTTGCGGCATCCATTTTATTAACAACCAGGAATACCGGTTTGTTGATGGACTTTATAAGTTCAATTACATCATCTGTGGGGTGTTTATCCATCGGGTCATGGATGAAGAGGATCACATCGGCATCACTGCGGGCACGCTCCACGGTTTTCATCATCGCTTTTT
This genomic window contains:
- the era gene encoding GTPase Era, with the protein product MEDKPHKSGYVAIIGKPNAGKSTLMNYILGAKISITTHKAQTTRHQIVGIFSDEDTQIVFLDTPGVISPRYELQKAMMKTVERARSDADVILFIHDPMDKHPTDDVIELIKSINKPVFLVVNKMDAANDEKARKSAEQIQEKLKIRSTHYISATAGSGVQELMEDIRGCLLPGPPFYPKEDLSEHPVRFFVSELIREQIFLQFHQEIPYSCTVEVVSYDADVDIDRIHADIIVNQKSQKGMLIGKGGTAIKELGIEARKSVEEFIGKQVYLELHVKVREKWREKEGWVRNLGY